In Pedobacter sp. WC2423, the following are encoded in one genomic region:
- a CDS encoding aspartate kinase, which produces MKILKFGGTSVGSPERMTKLLDIINPAEEQIVVLSAVSGTTNGLVEISGKLLKEDKQGALILINALNQKYNEFVIELLPEGDLREQGQEVVNYHFQFLTGLVNDIFTPAEEKVVLAQGELLSTTLYHIYLKAIDVPSVLLPALDFMKIDEDNEPDISFATANLTPLLDKHKGNKLFITQGFICRNSFGEVDNLRRGGSDYTASLIGAAILAEEVQIWTDIDGMHNNDPRIVKGTKPIAHLSFDEAAELAYFGAKILHPQSVFPAQKYKIPVRLLNTMEPSAAGTLISAESEKGKIKSIAAKDGLIAIRIQSSRMLLAYGFLRRIFEIFERYKTPIDMITTSEVAVSLTIDFTDNLDKILEELDTFGSVEIDREQTIVCVVGDFGAGKHGFASRVLDAIKHIPVRMISYGGSNYNISLLVNTGDKTEVLRSLHNRIFE; this is translated from the coding sequence ATGAAGATATTAAAGTTTGGCGGAACTTCTGTCGGAAGCCCCGAGCGGATGACGAAATTGCTGGATATTATCAATCCGGCTGAAGAGCAAATTGTAGTTTTATCAGCAGTGTCTGGTACAACCAATGGTTTAGTAGAAATTTCAGGCAAACTTTTAAAGGAAGATAAACAGGGGGCGTTAATTTTAATTAACGCCCTGAATCAAAAATATAATGAATTCGTTATTGAGCTTCTTCCTGAGGGTGATTTAAGGGAGCAGGGACAGGAAGTGGTGAATTACCATTTTCAGTTTTTAACTGGCCTGGTCAACGATATTTTTACACCTGCTGAAGAGAAGGTGGTTTTAGCGCAGGGTGAATTATTGTCCACTACGCTTTATCATATTTATTTGAAAGCTATTGATGTGCCTTCGGTATTATTACCGGCACTTGATTTCATGAAGATTGATGAAGATAATGAGCCTGATATCTCTTTTGCGACGGCGAATCTTACACCTTTGCTGGACAAGCATAAGGGCAATAAATTATTTATTACGCAGGGCTTTATCTGCAGAAACAGCTTCGGTGAGGTAGATAACCTTCGCCGTGGCGGAAGTGATTATACGGCTTCGCTGATTGGTGCTGCTATTTTAGCAGAGGAAGTACAGATCTGGACGGATATTGACGGAATGCATAATAATGATCCAAGGATTGTAAAGGGTACGAAACCAATTGCTCATCTTTCTTTTGATGAGGCTGCGGAGCTTGCTTATTTCGGAGCTAAAATTCTTCATCCTCAGTCGGTATTTCCGGCACAGAAATACAAAATTCCGGTAAGGTTATTAAATACGATGGAGCCTTCTGCTGCGGGAACATTGATTTCTGCAGAGAGTGAAAAAGGGAAAATCAAATCTATCGCTGCTAAGGATGGTTTGATTGCTATCCGGATCCAGTCGAGCCGCATGCTTTTGGCTTATGGTTTCTTAAGAAGGATATTCGAGATTTTTGAACGTTATAAGACGCCGATCGATATGATTACAACTTCGGAGGTTGCGGTTTCTTTAACGATAGATTTTACGGATAACCTGGATAAAATTTTAGAGGAGCTGGATACTTTTGGTTCTGTAGAGATTGACAGGGAACAGACGATTGTTTGTGTGGTGGGAGATTTTGGTGCGGGCAAACATGGCTTTGCGTCAAGAGTACTTGATGCTATCAAACATATTCCTGTCAGAATGATCTCTTATGGGGGAAGTAATTATAATATCTCTTTATTAGTAAATACGGGAGATAAAACAGAGGTACTGAGAAGTTTACATAACCGCATTTTTGAATAA
- a CDS encoding TolB family protein yields MRSFKFLIPALSLLVVACNSNSNSNKVETAKVVDYKYSLAYQLDGKIVAANADTSKQISFGGATDPAISPDGNKLAYTVSDSLGNRSVWVADMVSKSQVQLNVKSKNYYRAVWSPSGDMMAFSIFNKKSFWKVGIIKTDNSGYVMLDSVSKLNVYAPAWKNENQIIAQDLQKLYTFDLTGKMVESVNITDLIGKELSIASNNSFFYSKDGKKLVFNAGNKDVLPGLTGPGEGVYVLDLASKQVKRISPEGMTVPSLFVTGNDKVIYSGMEKPFVVSKIYTTDLSGSEIKLVVDKGNNPTAN; encoded by the coding sequence ATGAGATCGTTTAAGTTTTTAATTCCGGCATTGTCGCTTTTAGTAGTGGCTTGTAATTCTAACAGTAATTCCAATAAGGTTGAAACAGCTAAGGTTGTTGATTATAAATATTCACTGGCTTATCAGTTGGATGGGAAAATTGTGGCGGCGAATGCGGATACTTCAAAACAGATTTCTTTCGGTGGGGCTACTGATCCGGCCATCTCTCCGGACGGAAATAAGTTGGCTTACACGGTGAGCGATAGTTTAGGGAACAGGTCTGTCTGGGTTGCGGACATGGTTAGCAAAAGTCAGGTTCAGTTAAATGTAAAGAGTAAAAATTATTACCGGGCTGTATGGTCTCCTTCGGGAGATATGATGGCTTTTAGCATTTTTAATAAGAAATCTTTTTGGAAGGTGGGGATCATTAAGACGGATAATTCGGGCTATGTGATGTTAGATAGCGTGTCGAAGCTGAATGTTTATGCGCCGGCCTGGAAGAATGAAAATCAGATTATAGCTCAGGATCTTCAAAAGCTTTACACATTTGATTTGACGGGGAAAATGGTAGAATCGGTCAATATCACGGATCTGATTGGAAAGGAGCTTTCAATTGCAAGTAATAATAGTTTCTTTTATAGCAAGGATGGAAAGAAATTGGTTTTTAATGCGGGTAATAAGGATGTTTTACCGGGTTTGACCGGGCCGGGTGAAGGGGTTTATGTGCTGGATCTTGCATCTAAACAGGTGAAGCGAATTTCTCCTGAAGGTATGACTGTACCTTCTCTTTTTGTCACAGGTAATGATAAGGTTATTTATAGTGGGATGGAAAAGCCGTTTGTAGTTTCGAAAATATATACTACTGATTTATCAGGAAGTGAGATTAAGCTTGTTGTTGATAAGGGAAATAATCCAACAGCTAATTAA
- the lysA gene encoding diaminopimelate decarboxylase, with the protein MFSNKDIAQFADLETPFYYYDLSLLQRSLSACAEAAKVYDFHVHYAMKANFNDTLLKKIKEAGLGADCVSGNEVKKAIEIGFDKKRVVFAGVGKSDKEINEALDLDIFCFNVESVQELEVINELAGKRGKVAKVAIRINPNVDAHTHHNITTGLDENKFGVNSWDLPDCVVVLKASANLEFMGIHFHIGSQITNLDVFKNLCVRINEFAKWFEERGLLVKLINVGGGLGIDYQNPEQQIPDFEAYFKIFNEFLEKRPNQEVHFELGRAIVGQCSSLISRVLYVKNGKSKNFIILDAGMTELMRPALYQAYHQIENLSKQDGGLSVKYDVVGPICESTDCFGKEVLLQETERGDLVAIRSTGAYGEVMSSHYNLRENVRVVFSK; encoded by the coding sequence ATGTTTTCTAACAAAGATATAGCACAGTTTGCAGATTTAGAAACACCTTTTTATTATTATGACCTGAGTTTATTGCAGCGCAGCTTAAGTGCTTGTGCTGAAGCGGCTAAGGTTTATGATTTTCATGTGCATTATGCAATGAAGGCGAATTTTAATGATACGCTGCTGAAAAAAATTAAAGAGGCCGGTTTGGGCGCTGATTGTGTAAGTGGCAATGAAGTGAAGAAGGCCATTGAGATAGGTTTTGACAAGAAACGGGTCGTATTTGCTGGTGTCGGTAAATCGGACAAGGAAATCAATGAGGCGCTGGATCTGGATATTTTCTGCTTTAATGTAGAGTCTGTTCAGGAGTTAGAGGTCATCAATGAGCTTGCCGGAAAAAGAGGAAAGGTGGCCAAGGTTGCCATCCGTATTAATCCTAATGTAGATGCACATACGCATCATAATATTACAACGGGACTGGATGAGAACAAGTTCGGTGTAAATTCATGGGATCTTCCTGATTGTGTGGTGGTTTTAAAGGCTTCTGCAAATTTGGAGTTCATGGGGATACATTTTCATATTGGCTCGCAGATCACAAATTTAGATGTTTTTAAGAATCTTTGTGTAAGAATCAACGAGTTTGCGAAATGGTTCGAGGAGCGCGGGCTTCTGGTAAAGCTGATCAATGTTGGCGGAGGATTGGGTATTGATTATCAGAATCCTGAGCAACAGATCCCTGATTTTGAAGCTTATTTTAAGATTTTTAATGAATTTTTAGAGAAAAGGCCTAATCAGGAGGTTCATTTTGAGCTGGGAAGAGCGATTGTGGGCCAGTGTTCTTCGCTAATCAGCAGAGTGCTTTATGTGAAGAATGGCAAGAGCAAGAATTTTATAATTCTGGATGCAGGAATGACGGAGTTAATGAGACCGGCACTTTACCAGGCTTATCACCAGATCGAGAATTTGAGCAAACAGGATGGAGGATTGAGTGTAAAGTATGATGTGGTAGGCCCGATTTGCGAGAGTACGGATTGTTTTGGGAAAGAGGTTTTGTTACAGGAAACGGAAAGGGGCGATTTAGTGGCAATCAGGAGTACTGGGGCTTATGGTGAAGTGATGAGTTCACATTATAATCTGAGGGAAAATGTAAGGGTGGTTTTTAGTAAGTAG
- a CDS encoding NTF2 fold immunity protein yields MDLEKYTFDSIPDAERTAEDTVIEFVIVYNRWAKECHNLVVADREKLNELIQKDSHARQVLQEIYKKYCTSKNRQYHRTGTGYYFYGGTYKAGTAIESCTELAKNEVIIQTKKIKNFSPVKRYSVVKQGQVWKIGGVESLSGNKMWEFDIL; encoded by the coding sequence ATGGATTTAGAGAAATATACTTTTGATAGTATTCCTGATGCTGAGCGAACGGCAGAAGATACAGTGATTGAATTTGTAATTGTTTACAATAGATGGGCTAAGGAGTGCCATAATTTGGTTGTTGCTGATCGGGAGAAGCTGAATGAGCTGATTCAAAAGGATAGTCATGCCCGGCAAGTTTTACAGGAGATTTATAAGAAGTATTGTACTTCAAAGAATAGACAGTATCATCGGACTGGTACAGGGTATTATTTTTATGGTGGGACTTATAAGGCGGGGACGGCAATTGAAAGTTGTACGGAGCTGGCGAAAAATGAAGTGATCATTCAGACGAAAAAGATTAAAAATTTTTCACCTGTAAAAAGGTATTCAGTAGTGAAGCAGGGACAGGTTTGGAAGATAGGTGGTGTGGAGAGTTTAAGTGGGAATAAGATGTGGGAGTTTGATATACTTTAA
- a CDS encoding phospho-sugar mutase produces the protein MQLEAAIQNTINEWLNGNYDQQTKEEIQKLIDSEASVELVDSFYRSLEFGTGGLRGIMGAGSNRINKYTIGTATQGLSNYLLKKYPGEQIKVAIAHDSRNQSDFFAKITADVFSANGIHVCFFKELRPTPELSFAIRHLGCRSGVMLTASHNPKEYNGYKAYGADGGQFTSPDDNMVMDEVANIKSIDEVKFERNEKLVELIGEEIDTLYLDQITALSVSPEAIARQKDLKIVYSPIHGTGITLVPKALAQFGFTNLTLVKEQSTPDGNFPTVVYPNPEEKEAMTLALNKAKEIDADLVLATDPDADRVGIAVKNNDGEFVLLNGNQTGSLLINYLLTAWQEKGKLDGNQYIVKTIVTTNLVEEIAKAKNVEYFNTLTGFKHIGHLITSLQGKKTFIGGGEESYGYLIGELVRDKDAIISCAFIAEMTAFYKDKGSSLYDAMLDMYAEYGLYKEELVSLTKKGKTGAEEIKAMMEKFRNNPPLELGGSKVKTLKDYELGVETNLDTKEKTKLDFPVSDVLQFITEDGSIVSARPSGTEPKIKFYCSVNAPLTDKAQFKTVDAALGAKIKSLMDDLQA, from the coding sequence ATGCAATTAGAAGCAGCAATACAAAACACCATTAACGAGTGGCTTAATGGCAATTATGACCAACAAACAAAAGAAGAAATCCAAAAACTAATAGACAGTGAAGCGTCTGTAGAATTAGTAGATTCCTTTTACAGAAGTCTGGAATTTGGTACAGGTGGACTCCGCGGTATTATGGGAGCTGGTTCTAACAGGATTAATAAATACACAATTGGTACAGCCACACAAGGCCTGAGTAACTATCTGCTGAAAAAATATCCTGGAGAGCAAATTAAAGTAGCTATTGCCCATGACAGCAGAAATCAATCAGACTTTTTCGCTAAGATCACTGCTGATGTATTTTCTGCAAATGGAATTCATGTCTGTTTCTTCAAAGAATTACGCCCTACTCCTGAACTTTCATTCGCGATCAGACATTTAGGCTGCCGCAGTGGTGTAATGCTTACTGCTTCACACAATCCTAAAGAATATAACGGATATAAAGCTTATGGTGCAGACGGAGGACAATTTACTTCTCCTGATGATAATATGGTGATGGACGAAGTTGCCAATATCAAAAGCATCGATGAAGTTAAATTTGAACGTAACGAGAAACTTGTTGAACTGATCGGCGAGGAAATCGACACCCTATATCTTGATCAGATTACTGCGCTTTCTGTTTCTCCGGAAGCGATTGCCAGACAAAAAGACCTTAAAATAGTTTACTCTCCGATTCACGGTACAGGGATCACTTTAGTTCCTAAAGCATTAGCTCAATTTGGATTCACCAATTTGACTTTGGTTAAAGAACAAAGCACACCAGACGGAAACTTCCCTACGGTAGTTTATCCTAATCCGGAAGAAAAAGAGGCAATGACCCTGGCTTTAAATAAAGCAAAAGAAATTGATGCAGACCTGGTTCTGGCCACAGATCCTGATGCCGACCGTGTTGGTATTGCTGTTAAAAATAATGACGGAGAATTTGTATTGCTTAACGGAAACCAGACTGGAAGTTTGTTAATCAATTACCTGCTTACTGCATGGCAGGAAAAAGGCAAATTAGACGGTAACCAGTATATCGTTAAAACTATCGTGACCACTAACCTGGTGGAAGAAATTGCCAAAGCTAAAAACGTTGAATATTTTAATACCCTGACCGGATTCAAACATATCGGACATCTGATCACCAGCCTGCAAGGCAAAAAAACCTTTATTGGTGGTGGTGAAGAGAGTTATGGTTATCTGATCGGTGAGCTGGTAAGAGATAAAGATGCGATCATTTCCTGTGCTTTTATTGCTGAGATGACTGCTTTCTACAAAGATAAAGGCAGCAGCTTATATGATGCGATGCTGGATATGTATGCAGAATATGGCTTGTATAAAGAAGAACTGGTTTCTCTGACTAAAAAAGGAAAAACTGGTGCTGAAGAAATCAAGGCGATGATGGAGAAATTCAGAAATAATCCGCCACTGGAACTCGGAGGTTCTAAAGTAAAAACTTTAAAAGACTACGAACTGGGTGTGGAAACGAATTTAGATACGAAAGAGAAAACCAAACTTGATTTCCCTGTATCTGATGTACTGCAATTCATTACAGAAGATGGAAGTATTGTTTCTGCCCGCCCTTCAGGTACAGAGCCTAAAATCAAGTTCTATTGCAGCGTGAATGCTCCATTAACAGACAAAGCTCAATTCAAAACAGTTGATGCAGCACTGGGTGCTAAAATAAAATCATTGATGGACGATTTACAGGCGTAA